One window of the Rhipicephalus microplus isolate Deutch F79 chromosome 2, USDA_Rmic, whole genome shotgun sequence genome contains the following:
- the LOC142761625 gene encoding uncharacterized protein LOC142761625 — translation MERGPKKRKRGPYKTYLNPKSQFQLPRSTARACPPTGASPSMPSSSDEADSDTERADPPSRTTSLKSRNSHIASPGSERPESEEDFPESDNEPVTSSGGRLGSSAGSAMEAPAAAPEAQEQRNSADPSQKFPAREPHAPADEVILLRLIS, via the exons ATGGAGCGCggtccgaagaaaagaaagagaggacccTACAAGACTTATTTAAATCCCAAGTCTCAGTTCCAGCTACCAAGGAGCACCGCACGCGCTTGCCCGCCGACC GGTGCCAGCCCTAGCATGCCTTCTTCGAGTGATGAGGCAGACAGCGACACTGAAAGGGCAGATCCACCAAGTCGAACAACATCACTGAAGAGCCGGAATAGTCACATAGCTAGTCCGGGCTCCGAACGTCCGGAAAGTGAAGAAGATTTCCCCGAGTCCGATAATGAGCCG GTAACGTCAAGTGGAGGCCGGTTAGGCTCGTCAGCTGGCAGTGCTATGGAAGCTCCTGCTGCAGCCCCTGAAGCACAAGAGCAGAGGAACAGCGCTGATCCGTCACAGAAATTTCCTGCACGCGAGCCTCACGCCccagcagatgaagttattttactAAGGCTTATCAGTTAA